Proteins from one Cyprinus carpio isolate SPL01 chromosome B15, ASM1834038v1, whole genome shotgun sequence genomic window:
- the plin2 gene encoding perilipin-2, which produces MASMDIVNNQNVVERIVHLPLVISTYDLVSNVYCNTKNNHPYLKSVCEVAENGVKSITSAAFHSALPIIGKLEPQISMANDLACKGLDKIEKTLPILHKPSDQIVASAKEAVTGAKEAVSGTMNGAKESVSSTLSEVTDRTRGAVQDGMEKTKTVVSGGVQTVMESSVVKLMSSSVDTALSTSETLLEQYLPETEEERESEVKNSGGLENNSDLLSYYVRLGSLSSKVRDRAYQRAVDKVRNAIQRSQESISQLNHTMDLIEYTRNNFDVSNQKLHEKLSSLMGWKTVSQSQEESETVTDNEAEQIESRTLTIAHNLSQQLQSTCLVLVSSFKGLPQHIQVQAVSVSHSAMEIYSSFSKAAAIGDLSNSVLTTSRSQLSRIRDSMDNVMDYLLNNTPLNWLVGPFYPPAEHGAANSPECTKTMDPSSH; this is translated from the exons ATGGCTTCTATGGACATTGTGAATAACCAG AATGTGGTTGAACGCATAGTTCACCTTCCCTTGGTTATATCCACCTATGACTTGGTGTCTAATGTGTACTGCAACACCAAGAACAACCATCCGTACTTGAAGTCTGTGTGTGAGGTGGCTGAAAATGGTGTGAAATCCATAACCTCAGCTGCTTTTCACAGTGCTTTACCAATCATTGGCAAGCTAGAGCCTCAGA tCTCTATGGCAAATGACTTGGCATGCAAAGGACTGGATAAGATTGAGAAGACTTTGCCGATCCTACACAAGCCATCTGATCAG ATCGTCGCCAGTGCTAAAGAGGCAGTGACAGGAGCCAAGGAAGCCGTCAGCGGTACCATGAACGGTGCCAAGGAGTCTGTTTCCTCCACCCTCAGTGAAGTGACGGACAGGACACGTGGAGCAGTGCAGGACGGCATGGAGAAGACCAAGACGGTGGTGAGCGGTGGAGTCCAAACGGTGATGGAGAGCAGTGTGGTCAAACTGATGAGCAGCAGCGTGGACACAGCACTGAGCACATCTGAGACTCTCCTGGAGCAGTACTTACCTgaaacagaggaggaaagag AAAGTGAAGTGAAGAACTCTGGAGGACTGGAAAATAACAGCGATCTGCTCAGTTACTATGTACGGCTGGGGTCTCTCTCCAGCAAAGTCCGGGACAGGGCTTATCAGAGGGCCGTCGATAAAGTTCGTAATGCCATACAACGCAGCCAAGAGTCCATATCTCAGCTAAACCACACCATGGATCTA attGAATATACCCGCAACAATTTTGATGTGTCTAACCAGAAGCTACATGAGAAACTGAGTTCACTGATGGGTTGGAAGACTGTCTCTCAGAGTCAAGAAGAGAGTGAGACGGTCACAGACAACGAAGCTGAG CAAATTGAATCGCGCACATTGACCATTGCCCACAACCTAAGCCAGCAGCTTCAGAGCACATGTCTGGTCTTGGTGTCCAGCTTCAAAGGACTCCCTCAGCACATCCAGGTCCAGGCCGTCTCCGTCAGCCACTCCGCCATGGAGATCTACAGCAGCTTCAGTAAGGCTGCCGCTATAGGAGATCTGTCCAACAGCGTCCTCACCACCAGTCGATCCCAGCTGAGCAGAATAAGAGATTCGATGGATAACGTCATGGACTACCTGCTCAACAATACACCTCTCAATTGGCTGGTAGGTCCATTTTACCCACCTGCGGAACACGGCGCTGCAAACAGCCCTGAATGTACCAAAACAATGGACCCTTCGAGTCACTGA
- the lgals17 gene encoding galectin 17, protein MDRDNWISAFLMLWLLICVGSSPLSVVVHASSRVGLPAVLPCSVASHLESDRKPHIQWQTISGSVFERMGQEQFQGEAYRDRVDVPEELLVRGNCSLFLQDVRFSDAGIYESYLVVGESSIKKRIFIQSVYLAVIDHKDIKSVQTGAELILDLHTHQAEQVIFQNNNETDWTVLWEKDAVIKKKGYLEKRDKKLILSNVAARSAGTYKVLDSEGLALSTVKVTVTEPVLPKETETLQIQSALGKATMSMPPLSLITLFLTLNVMLQMN, encoded by the exons GATTTCAGCCTTTCTGATGCTGTGGCTTCTTATTTGTGTTG GCTCCTCTCCCCTCTCAGTGGTTGTCCATGCCTCATCAAGGGTCGGTCTGCCAGCTGTCCTGCCGTGCTCTGTGGCATCACACCTGGAGTCTGATCGCAAGCCTCACATTCAGTGGCAGACCATAAGCGGTTCGGTGTTTGAGCGAATGGGACAGGAGCAGTTTCAAGGGGAGGCTTATAGAGACCGGGTGGATGTCCCAGAGGAACTGCTTGTGAGGGGAAACTGCTCTCTGTTCTTGCAGGATGTCAGATTCAGTGATGCAGGCATTTATGAGAGTTACTTGGTGGTTGGTGAATCAAGTATCAAGAAACGTATTTTCATTCAGAGCGTCTACCTTGCAGTAATCG ATCACAAGGACATCAAATCTGTGCAGACTGGGGCAGAACTGATCCTGGATCTGCACACGCATCAAGCTGAGCAAGtgatttttcaaaacaataatgaAACAGACTGGACAGTACTGTGGGAAAAAGATGCAGTCATAAAAAAGAAAGGTTATCTGGAAAAGAGAGACAAGAAGTTGATTCTCAGTAATGTTGCGGCCCGCAGCGCCGGAACATACAAAGTTCTTGACTCAGAGGGTTTGGCTCTCAGCACAGTGAAGGTCACTGTTACGG AACCTGTGTTACCAAAAGAAACAGAAACTCTGCAAATACAGTCTGCATTAG GTAAAGCTACAATGAGTATGCCACCTTTAAGCCTCATTACTCTTTTCCTCACACTTAATGTAATGCTTCAAATGAATTGA